The Bifidobacterium eulemuris genome includes a window with the following:
- a CDS encoding DUF4391 domain-containing protein, whose amino-acid sequence MMTAAACGTVSALTLGLPASTAIPAAKGTLPKQMFMAKAPVSAKLKQRYANEVESITMLSLMRAANTGLADGKRFREILVIGLRVSGTDVPVEVVDHIASQRASGIVFAVVREVEREGARHEECALAVRRNVPVRPGHTPVTKVYAGDWKPAGEAQLELAGSTLDEAWDVLCAQAILDSADGSDLDARIARREQLTTLKAQADKLERDHSRAKNPAQRNEIYAKLHKIRKQLETLES is encoded by the coding sequence ATGATGACTGCAGCGGCTTGCGGCACGGTTTCCGCACTGACATTGGGACTGCCCGCCTCCACGGCGATTCCCGCGGCCAAAGGCACGCTGCCGAAGCAGATGTTCATGGCCAAGGCGCCGGTCTCCGCCAAACTCAAGCAGCGTTATGCCAACGAGGTGGAGTCGATCACCATGCTGTCGCTGATGCGCGCGGCGAACACCGGCCTCGCCGACGGCAAGCGCTTCCGTGAGATCCTGGTGATCGGCCTGCGCGTCTCCGGCACGGATGTGCCGGTCGAGGTCGTTGACCATATCGCCTCCCAACGCGCCTCGGGCATCGTGTTCGCCGTGGTGCGAGAGGTGGAACGCGAGGGCGCGCGTCACGAGGAGTGCGCCCTCGCCGTGCGCCGCAATGTGCCGGTCAGGCCGGGACACACGCCCGTCACGAAGGTGTATGCAGGCGACTGGAAGCCGGCCGGCGAGGCCCAGCTGGAACTTGCGGGTTCGACGTTGGACGAGGCGTGGGATGTGCTGTGCGCGCAGGCGATTCTGGATTCCGCCGATGGATCCGATCTGGACGCGCGCATCGCCCGACGCGAGCAGTTGACGACGCTGAAGGCCCAGGCCGACAAACTCGAGCGAGACCATTCACGGGCCAAAAATCCGGCCCAGCGCAACGAGATCTACGCCAAACTGCACAAGATTCGCAAACAGCTGGAAACCTTGGAATCCTAA
- a CDS encoding lactate/malate family dehydrogenase produces MVTANRSRVVVVGTGQVGSAVASSIVLQGLTNELVLVNHNPGKARGLAMDLADGSEFLGRFVSIRHGDWDDCSQADIIIITAGPRPVEGRTRLDGLMAAVDIVTPMLDRIRESGFDGILIMVSNPVDVLSWYAWKRTGLPRAQVIGSGTALDTSRMKTIIGEVTGLDPRTVSGYVIGEHGDSQFIPWSTVSFVGKPFARFLADNPGRYPGVSLNGIENATRRRGDEIKNRRGGTSYGIASTVSGLVKTILWDERRVIPVSTLIDGEYEYGERDVFLSLPIGLDGSGANEFTDLHLTAEEMERFHHCAEVVRSHCALIADRL; encoded by the coding sequence ATGGTCACGGCGAATCGTTCGCGAGTGGTGGTGGTCGGCACGGGGCAGGTCGGCTCGGCGGTGGCGTCGTCCATCGTGTTGCAGGGATTGACCAACGAGCTGGTGCTCGTCAACCATAATCCGGGGAAAGCGCGTGGACTCGCCATGGATCTGGCCGACGGATCGGAGTTCCTCGGCCGGTTCGTATCCATCCGTCACGGCGATTGGGATGATTGTTCGCAAGCCGACATCATTATCATCACAGCCGGGCCTCGGCCGGTCGAAGGGCGGACCCGTTTGGACGGGCTGATGGCCGCGGTCGACATCGTCACCCCGATGCTTGACCGCATCAGGGAATCCGGTTTCGACGGCATCCTCATCATGGTGTCCAACCCGGTCGACGTACTCAGCTGGTATGCGTGGAAACGCACCGGCCTGCCACGCGCGCAGGTCATCGGATCGGGAACGGCGCTCGACACCTCGCGTATGAAAACCATCATCGGAGAGGTCACCGGTCTTGACCCACGTACCGTGTCCGGATATGTGATCGGTGAGCACGGCGACTCTCAGTTCATTCCCTGGTCCACGGTGTCCTTCGTCGGCAAACCGTTCGCGCGATTCCTCGCCGACAATCCCGGCCGTTATCCAGGCGTCAGCCTGAACGGCATCGAGAATGCGACGCGTCGACGCGGCGACGAAATCAAGAACCGTCGCGGCGGCACCAGCTACGGCATCGCATCCACCGTGTCTGGGTTGGTCAAAACGATTCTCTGGGACGAACGCCGCGTAATCCCCGTTTCCACGCTGATCGACGGCGAATACGAATACGGCGAACGTGATGTGTTCCTCAGCCTACCGATTGGACTGGACGGTAGTGGGGCAAACGAATTCACCGACCTGCATCTGACGGCGGAGGAAATGGAGCGCTTCCATCATTGCGCCGAAGTCGTGCGCTCGCATTGCGCGCTTATCGCCGACAGACTGTAG
- a CDS encoding aldo/keto reductase, translating into MEFVTLNNGVTMPMLGFGVFQTPVDDTERCVREALEVGYRLIDTAQAYMNEEGVGAAVRGSGIDRSEIFVTSKIHLINLNYERAKRSIDESLEKMGLEYIDLMLLHQAMGDYPGAYRALEEAYEEGKLRAIGVSNFYPERLVDVCMLSKVAPAVNQIETHPFRQQEEAHAVMRDLGVAHEAWSPFAEAQNGIFSNPTLKSIGDKHGKTVGQVVLRALLDKGVAVIPKTTHRERMVENFDVFDFHLDSDDMAAFAGLEDPDFPRIFDHLNVETVSNLYANYIKPGLGETQYLY; encoded by the coding sequence ATGGAATTCGTAACCCTCAACAATGGTGTGACTATGCCGATGCTCGGCTTCGGCGTCTTCCAGACTCCCGTCGACGACACCGAACGCTGCGTGCGCGAGGCGCTTGAGGTCGGCTATCGACTCATCGACACGGCACAGGCGTATATGAACGAGGAAGGCGTGGGCGCGGCCGTGCGCGGCAGCGGCATCGACCGTTCCGAGATCTTCGTCACCAGCAAGATCCATCTGATCAACCTCAACTACGAGCGCGCGAAGCGCTCCATCGACGAAAGCCTGGAGAAGATGGGGCTCGAATACATCGACCTCATGCTGCTGCATCAGGCCATGGGCGACTACCCCGGCGCGTACCGGGCGCTGGAGGAGGCGTATGAGGAGGGCAAGCTGCGCGCCATCGGCGTCTCCAACTTCTATCCGGAACGTCTTGTGGATGTGTGCATGCTGTCCAAGGTCGCGCCGGCCGTCAACCAGATCGAGACGCATCCTTTCCGACAGCAGGAGGAGGCGCATGCCGTCATGCGTGACCTCGGCGTCGCGCATGAGGCCTGGTCGCCGTTCGCCGAAGCGCAAAACGGCATCTTCTCCAACCCGACGTTGAAATCCATCGGCGACAAGCACGGCAAAACCGTGGGGCAGGTGGTGCTGCGCGCCCTGCTGGACAAGGGCGTCGCTGTGATTCCCAAAACCACGCATCGCGAGCGTATGGTGGAGAACTTCGATGTGTTCGACTTCCATCTCGACTCCGATGACATGGCCGCGTTCGCAGGACTTGAGGATCCGGACTTCCCGCGCATCTTCGACCATCTGAACGTCGAGACGGTCAGCAACCTGTACGCCAACTACATCAAGCCCGGTTTGGGTGAGACGCAGTATCTGTACTGA
- a CDS encoding nucleotidyltransferase domain-containing protein: MKMIDELKDERVRLGLSQKAVAEAMGTTQSAVSRAERVGNPTQDFLQRYKKALDGAFRSESTLELETLKLIISKVCRQYGLAEVWLYGSMARGEARPDSDVDLLYRLEPDARFGMMQHAALLEELRTMLGREVSLTSLTSLERHAETSRASRRFFNHIKPDMIKVA; encoded by the coding sequence ATGAAGATGATCGATGAACTCAAGGATGAGCGCGTGCGGCTTGGGTTGAGCCAGAAAGCGGTCGCCGAGGCGATGGGAACCACCCAATCGGCCGTGTCCCGCGCCGAACGCGTCGGCAATCCCACACAGGATTTTCTGCAGCGCTACAAAAAAGCGTTGGACGGCGCCTTCCGCTCCGAGAGCACGCTTGAGCTGGAGACGCTTAAACTCATCATCTCCAAAGTATGCCGACAATATGGATTGGCGGAAGTATGGCTGTATGGTTCCATGGCGCGCGGCGAGGCGCGGCCTGACTCTGACGTGGACCTGCTGTACCGTCTCGAACCCGACGCGCGCTTCGGTATGATGCAGCATGCCGCGCTGCTTGAGGAATTGCGGACCATGCTGGGCAGGGAGGTGTCGCTGACCTCATTGACTTCATTGGAACGTCATGCCGAAACGAGCCGGGCCAGCAGACGGTTCTTCAACCACATCAAACCCGACATGATCAAGGTGGCGTGA
- a CDS encoding HepT-like ribonuclease domain-containing protein, translating into MSGTIHADRRYRDETNLLRLVEHLEHAFADASQVDSADALESDRRLFNSVAMEMLQAQESARRLSDEFLSSAPALPWKELRGLRNIIVHQYDEIESHALYESATANVKSLLEQLRPYVATIEDE; encoded by the coding sequence ATGTCCGGGACCATTCATGCCGATCGACGCTATCGCGACGAAACCAACCTGCTCCGTCTGGTTGAGCATCTGGAACACGCCTTCGCCGACGCGTCCCAGGTGGATTCGGCTGATGCGTTGGAATCCGACCGGAGGCTGTTCAATTCGGTGGCGATGGAGATGCTGCAGGCGCAGGAATCCGCGAGGCGATTATCCGATGAGTTCCTCTCGTCCGCGCCGGCCCTGCCGTGGAAGGAACTACGGGGATTGCGCAACATCATCGTGCATCAGTACGACGAGATCGAATCGCACGCGCTCTACGAATCGGCCACGGCGAACGTGAAATCGTTGCTCGAACAGTTGCGTCCCTACGTCGCAACGATTGAAGACGAGTGA
- a CDS encoding MptD family putative ECF transporter S component, whose amino-acid sequence MTEQTTTDVASNRLTVPDLITIGVFTALYFVMVCVATLSSTLFTGGFGSIFLPAISALISGCVFMLLAARVGKFGGITVMGVVIGLFLFISGHFVLSFIASIVFPLAADLIARAGKYKSKSLLLVSYVVFSYGLTGPILPLWFMKDAYVASLENRGKDAAYINGVFENINIGTFWLSMGAILVCAVLGGWFGQRMMRKHFVKAGIV is encoded by the coding sequence ATGACCGAACAGACCACCACCGACGTCGCAAGCAACCGTCTCACCGTGCCCGACCTCATCACCATCGGCGTGTTCACCGCCCTGTATTTCGTGATGGTATGCGTCGCCACGCTGTCGAGCACACTGTTCACCGGCGGCTTCGGCTCGATCTTCCTGCCGGCCATCTCCGCGCTGATCTCCGGCTGCGTGTTCATGCTGCTGGCCGCGCGCGTCGGCAAATTCGGCGGCATCACGGTGATGGGCGTGGTGATCGGCCTGTTCCTGTTCATCTCCGGCCATTTCGTGCTTTCGTTCATCGCCAGCATCGTCTTCCCGCTGGCCGCCGACCTTATCGCCCGCGCCGGCAAATACAAAAGCAAGTCGCTGCTGCTGGTCAGCTACGTCGTGTTCTCCTACGGGCTCACCGGCCCGATCCTGCCGCTGTGGTTCATGAAGGACGCCTATGTGGCGAGCCTGGAGAACCGCGGCAAGGACGCGGCCTATATCAACGGCGTGTTCGAGAACATCAACATCGGCACGTTCTGGCTGTCGATGGGCGCGATCCTCGTATGCGCGGTTCTCGGCGGCTGGTTCGGCCAGCGGATGATGCGCAAGCATTTCGTCAAGGCCGGCATCGTCTAG
- a CDS encoding aspartate ammonia-lyase codes for MTDMNASQINISNNDHAEGGTASVATDTRIEHDCIGELAVPADAYWGIHTQRAIANFPVSGTTDGDHPELVKAYATVKRACAAANAELGLISDDKAAAIEQACLEIEHGGLADQFPVDVLQGGAGTSANMNMNEVIANRALELTGHTRGDYEFIHPNDHVNRSQSTNDTYPAACKLAIVDALHPLIAATETLRRSFHDLADRHANDVKLGRTQLQDAVPMTFGQEFHTFASFLKLDMAAMERLVPELTVLNLGATAIGTGICADLRFRKAATEHLARITGLPVTAAPDPLAAMTDMSAYIAASACLKNLAIHLKKAADDLRLLNSGPRAGFGDLTLPARQAGSSIMPAKVNPVIPECVDQCCFTVFGMDVTVNWAAAEGQLQLNAFDPLIVHEILDGMRLMTNAMDTFRLNCIDGIIVDIEAGRHHAQRSPAISAALNDTIGYEAASAVAAEAVTSGRTIREVAAERTTINDEELDRLLDPIALSRSLGQTCRERR; via the coding sequence ATGACCGACATGAACGCATCGCAGATAAACATCTCGAACAACGACCACGCGGAAGGCGGAACGGCATCCGTCGCGACAGACACCCGCATCGAACATGACTGCATCGGCGAACTCGCCGTCCCGGCCGACGCCTATTGGGGCATCCACACACAGCGAGCCATTGCGAATTTCCCCGTCTCGGGCACGACGGACGGTGACCATCCCGAACTCGTCAAAGCCTATGCGACGGTCAAACGCGCCTGCGCGGCGGCCAACGCCGAACTCGGTCTCATCAGCGACGACAAGGCCGCCGCAATCGAACAGGCGTGCCTCGAAATCGAGCATGGCGGACTCGCCGACCAGTTCCCCGTCGACGTGCTGCAGGGAGGCGCGGGGACCTCCGCGAACATGAACATGAACGAGGTGATCGCCAACCGTGCGCTGGAATTAACAGGGCACACCCGCGGCGATTACGAGTTCATCCACCCCAACGACCATGTGAACCGTTCGCAATCCACGAACGACACCTATCCCGCGGCGTGCAAACTCGCCATCGTCGATGCCTTGCATCCGCTGATCGCCGCCACCGAAACGCTGCGCCGGTCGTTCCATGACCTCGCCGACAGGCATGCGAACGACGTCAAGCTCGGACGCACGCAATTGCAGGACGCGGTGCCGATGACTTTCGGCCAGGAGTTCCACACCTTCGCGAGTTTCCTTAAACTCGATATGGCCGCCATGGAACGTCTCGTACCGGAGCTCACCGTGCTCAATCTCGGAGCCACGGCCATCGGCACCGGCATCTGCGCCGATCTGCGCTTCCGCAAGGCCGCGACCGAACATCTGGCCCGCATCACCGGGTTGCCTGTCACCGCCGCGCCGGATCCGCTGGCGGCTATGACCGATATGAGCGCCTATATCGCGGCGTCGGCATGTCTGAAGAATCTGGCGATCCATCTGAAGAAGGCCGCCGACGACCTGCGACTGCTCAACTCGGGCCCACGCGCCGGCTTCGGCGATCTGACGCTGCCTGCGAGGCAGGCCGGTTCGAGCATCATGCCCGCGAAGGTGAATCCGGTGATTCCCGAATGCGTGGACCAATGCTGCTTCACCGTCTTCGGCATGGATGTGACCGTGAACTGGGCGGCGGCCGAAGGGCAGCTGCAGCTCAACGCCTTCGATCCGCTCATCGTCCATGAGATCCTTGACGGCATGCGTCTGATGACCAATGCGATGGACACATTCCGTCTCAACTGCATCGACGGCATCATCGTCGATATCGAAGCGGGACGCCATCATGCGCAGCGCTCCCCCGCCATCTCCGCCGCATTGAACGACACGATCGGATACGAGGCGGCCAGCGCCGTCGCCGCCGAAGCGGTGACGTCCGGCCGCACGATCCGCGAGGTCGCGGCCGAACGTACCACGATCAACGATGAGGAACTTGACCGTCTGCTCGACCCGATCGCCCTGTCGCGCAGCCTCGGCCAGACCTGTCGCGAACGCCGGTAG
- a CDS encoding AEC family transporter has product MEQFGIVLNQLIGMGVMMLIGYICVRTNVLGEKALDGLCSFILKVGIPLIVFATAVSGTTRHDLIESGQIIVLDLVMYVLLIGLFTVLSRVMRLKAERGRLFRGSFVFGNVGFMGLPLFMALYPDRGALYFALCSLVDQTMMWTYGVWTSKRIGEDGKTVAATDGGGRESDREHPMLVVRMARRLRPMLSPALVAVAAALVVIISGARLPTDMLAPLKAIGSTASPLSMVYLGGLFALRDWMGILRKPELYVGIVAKMLMLPIVLYMLCMGIPPLFGFALDPDIVHTITLACGMPTMVAMVMFAEREHNHPEYAIGMVMGTTIASLFTLSAVSYLVF; this is encoded by the coding sequence GTGGAACAGTTCGGCATTGTGCTCAATCAGCTGATCGGCATGGGTGTGATGATGCTGATCGGATATATCTGCGTACGTACGAACGTGTTGGGGGAGAAGGCCCTTGACGGATTGTGCTCGTTCATTCTCAAAGTCGGCATTCCGCTGATCGTATTCGCCACAGCGGTGTCCGGCACCACTCGTCACGACCTGATCGAATCGGGACAGATCATCGTGCTTGATCTGGTGATGTACGTGCTGCTGATCGGTTTGTTCACTGTTCTGTCCAGGGTGATGAGACTCAAAGCGGAACGCGGCCGTCTGTTCCGAGGCTCGTTCGTTTTTGGCAACGTCGGGTTTATGGGATTGCCGTTGTTCATGGCATTGTATCCGGACAGGGGTGCCCTCTATTTCGCCTTGTGCTCACTGGTAGATCAGACCATGATGTGGACCTACGGCGTGTGGACGAGCAAACGCATCGGAGAAGACGGGAAGACCGTGGCTGCCACGGATGGAGGCGGACGGGAATCGGATCGCGAACATCCTATGTTGGTCGTGCGAATGGCACGGCGCTTGCGCCCGATGCTGAGCCCCGCTCTTGTCGCTGTCGCTGCGGCGTTGGTGGTTATCATCTCCGGCGCGCGATTGCCCACGGATATGCTGGCACCGCTCAAAGCCATCGGATCCACCGCATCACCACTGTCTATGGTGTATCTCGGAGGACTGTTCGCGTTGCGTGACTGGATGGGGATTCTAAGAAAGCCGGAACTGTACGTCGGCATCGTGGCCAAAATGCTGATGCTGCCTATCGTGCTCTACATGCTGTGCATGGGCATACCTCCACTGTTCGGATTCGCGCTTGACCCCGATATCGTGCACACGATAACGCTCGCCTGCGGTATGCCCACGATGGTGGCGATGGTGATGTTCGCAGAGCGGGAACACAACCATCCCGAATATGCGATCGGCATGGTGATGGGCACCACCATCGCCAGCCTGTTCACACTGTCCGCGGTCTCTTACCTGGTGTTCTGA
- a CDS encoding LysR family transcriptional regulator encodes MELDQLRALDAIAAEGTLSAAAQTLRVSQPALSRSMQRLEAEFNHPLFDRTGRRITLNETGRTAVDWSRQILRDIRLMREAVELTARRTRTVRVGTVAPAPLCLLASLMMERFPQETLTSDTLTSSEVERHVADGTLDLGIIAQKPSSPALRSCELMHERLSVALPPNHPLAARESVTADQLDGETFLILTDIGFWRERVDRSLPHSTFIEQRDRGVFDRLRHSTPYCTFVTDAPFMLDAMTGRALVPIDDDMAKATFSLIIRSDAQGLPERLFDWAANRHSRQ; translated from the coding sequence ATGGAACTCGACCAGCTGCGTGCCCTTGACGCCATCGCCGCCGAAGGCACGCTGTCCGCCGCGGCACAGACGCTTCGCGTCTCGCAACCGGCGTTGTCCCGTTCCATGCAGCGGCTGGAGGCGGAATTCAATCATCCGCTTTTCGACAGGACGGGGCGGCGGATCACCCTCAACGAGACGGGACGCACCGCGGTGGATTGGTCGCGGCAGATCCTGCGCGACATCCGTCTGATGCGCGAGGCCGTCGAGCTGACGGCCCGCCGCACGCGAACAGTGAGGGTGGGCACCGTCGCCCCGGCGCCGCTATGTCTGCTCGCCAGTCTGATGATGGAACGTTTCCCGCAGGAGACGCTCACTTCGGACACGCTGACCTCAAGCGAGGTGGAACGGCATGTGGCCGACGGCACGCTCGACCTCGGCATCATAGCCCAGAAGCCCTCGTCTCCGGCATTGCGATCCTGCGAACTCATGCATGAGCGTCTTTCCGTCGCTTTGCCGCCGAATCATCCGCTCGCCGCCCGCGAATCCGTCACCGCGGACCAGCTGGATGGCGAGACCTTCCTGATCCTCACCGATATCGGCTTCTGGCGCGAACGCGTGGACCGGTCCCTTCCGCACTCCACGTTCATCGAACAGCGCGACCGCGGCGTGTTCGATCGCCTGCGCCATTCCACGCCGTATTGCACCTTCGTCACGGACGCCCCGTTCATGCTGGATGCCATGACGGGGCGCGCCCTGGTGCCGATCGACGACGATATGGCCAAGGCCACCTTTTCGCTGATCATCCGCTCCGACGCCCAAGGCTTACCGGAACGGCTGTTCGACTGGGCCGCGAACCGCCATTCGCGCCAATAA
- a CDS encoding 1-deoxy-D-xylulose-5-phosphate synthase produces MTNHLNSINGPADLKKLERAQLPELADEIRQAVLTKVTAAGGHFGPNLGVVEATIALHYVFDSPNDKIVWDVSHQSYPHKILTGRKEAFLDPAHYHDVTGYTHPSESEHDHFVVGHTGTSISMAVGLAKGRDLNDRNENVIAFIGDGSLSEGEALEGLDNAGAMDTNLIIVLNDNEWSIAENQGGMYEGLAELRATNGASERNMFRDFGLDYLYVADGNDTAALVEAFEQVRDIDHPVVVHIHTDKGRGSAWADENKEAGHWRLPEAALKQMEEAGPVEDVDSVTVDFLEGKMKADPTVVAITAATAGSGFPRDFRERVGRQFVDVGIAEQHAIAFASGIGKAGGKPVVEMYSTFMQRAYDQLQQDLALQGNPATIIMMSMGSIAPADNTHAGMYGIAMANTIPGLTGLAPATREEYLAMLDWSIDRANRPVLIAQPGSLYSEADLAAALGEPVAEEESDSFGEKDLSYRTIARGSKVAILALGDFLQLGVRVRAELKDKLDVDATLIDPRVFSAVDANALDALRDEHTVVVTLEDGMLTGGFGREVAAHFAADRTMTVLNYGADKEFNDCVPTDELFRRYHLNPETIAEEVRLAL; encoded by the coding sequence GTGACGAACCATCTGAACTCCATCAACGGGCCCGCCGATCTGAAGAAGCTCGAGCGCGCCCAACTGCCCGAACTGGCCGACGAGATCCGCCAAGCGGTTCTCACCAAGGTCACCGCGGCAGGCGGCCATTTCGGCCCTAACCTCGGCGTGGTCGAGGCGACCATCGCCTTGCACTACGTGTTCGATTCCCCGAACGACAAAATTGTGTGGGACGTCTCCCACCAGTCCTACCCGCATAAGATCCTCACCGGACGCAAGGAGGCCTTCCTCGACCCGGCCCACTATCACGACGTGACCGGCTACACGCATCCAAGCGAAAGCGAACACGACCATTTCGTCGTCGGCCACACCGGCACCTCCATCTCCATGGCCGTGGGACTTGCCAAAGGCCGTGACCTGAACGACCGGAACGAGAACGTCATCGCCTTCATCGGCGACGGCTCGCTCTCCGAAGGCGAGGCGCTCGAAGGCCTCGACAACGCCGGCGCGATGGACACGAACCTCATCATCGTGCTCAACGACAACGAATGGTCCATCGCCGAAAACCAGGGCGGCATGTACGAGGGCCTCGCCGAACTGCGCGCCACGAACGGCGCTTCGGAACGCAATATGTTCCGCGACTTCGGCCTCGACTACCTGTATGTGGCCGACGGCAACGACACCGCCGCGCTCGTCGAGGCCTTCGAGCAGGTGCGCGACATCGACCACCCCGTCGTCGTGCACATCCACACCGACAAGGGCCGTGGATCCGCATGGGCCGATGAGAACAAGGAAGCCGGCCACTGGCGTCTGCCCGAAGCCGCGCTGAAGCAGATGGAGGAGGCCGGCCCCGTCGAAGACGTCGACTCCGTGACCGTGGACTTCCTGGAAGGCAAGATGAAGGCCGATCCCACGGTGGTCGCCATCACCGCCGCCACAGCCGGCTCCGGTTTCCCGCGCGACTTCCGCGAGCGCGTGGGCCGTCAGTTCGTCGACGTGGGCATCGCCGAACAGCATGCGATCGCCTTCGCCTCCGGCATCGGCAAGGCGGGCGGCAAACCGGTCGTGGAAATGTACTCCACCTTCATGCAGCGCGCCTACGACCAGCTGCAGCAGGACCTCGCCCTGCAGGGCAATCCGGCGACCATCATCATGATGAGCATGGGATCCATCGCGCCGGCCGACAACACGCATGCCGGCATGTACGGCATCGCCATGGCCAACACCATCCCCGGTCTGACGGGTCTGGCGCCGGCCACGCGCGAGGAATACCTCGCCATGCTCGACTGGTCCATCGACCGTGCGAACCGTCCGGTACTCATCGCCCAGCCCGGCTCGCTGTATTCCGAGGCCGATCTGGCCGCCGCTTTGGGTGAGCCGGTCGCCGAAGAGGAGTCGGATTCGTTCGGTGAGAAGGATCTGTCGTACCGCACCATCGCACGCGGTTCGAAGGTCGCGATTCTCGCGCTGGGCGACTTCCTGCAGCTCGGCGTGCGGGTTCGTGCCGAACTCAAGGACAAGCTCGACGTGGACGCGACACTGATCGACCCGCGCGTGTTCTCCGCCGTCGACGCGAACGCGTTGGACGCGTTGCGCGACGAGCATACGGTGGTCGTCACCTTGGAGGACGGCATGCTCACCGGCGGCTTCGGACGCGAGGTTGCGGCGCATTTCGCCGCCGACAGGACCATGACGGTGCTCAACTACGGTGCGGACAAGGAGTTCAACGACTGCGTTCCCACCGACGAACTGTTCCGTCGCTATCATCTCAACCCTGAGACGATCGCCGAGGAAGTGCGACTCGCGCTGTAA
- a CDS encoding aldo/keto reductase: protein MQHFTMNNGAAIPALGFGVFQMTSKEVDEHLPQAIAAGYTHIDTANAYFNEVAVGRAIKASGVKREDLFVTTKLFPQSYPYEQCAHDIDATLERLDMDYIDLLLFHQPYGDYVSGWKAMEEAVAAGKVKSIGLSNFPVHKIRQILDVADITPAVLQVEINPYWNQHALKSELADLNLVFEGWYPLGHGDQTLLAEPVFARFADKYGKTAAQIILRWHLQEGNVTFPKTCDPQHIKDNIDIFDFALTDDEMAEINALPQRPYYTVPEEAPDFVLRHNDYSQQA from the coding sequence ATGCAGCATTTCACCATGAACAACGGCGCAGCCATCCCCGCATTGGGATTCGGTGTGTTCCAGATGACATCGAAGGAGGTCGATGAGCATCTGCCTCAGGCCATCGCCGCCGGCTACACGCATATCGACACCGCCAACGCCTATTTCAACGAAGTGGCCGTTGGTCGTGCCATCAAGGCGAGCGGCGTCAAGCGCGAGGACCTGTTCGTCACCACCAAACTGTTCCCGCAAAGCTACCCGTACGAGCAGTGCGCGCACGACATCGACGCGACGCTCGAACGCCTCGACATGGACTATATCGACCTGCTGCTGTTCCACCAGCCCTACGGCGACTACGTCTCCGGCTGGAAGGCGATGGAGGAGGCGGTCGCGGCCGGCAAAGTGAAATCCATCGGCCTGTCGAACTTCCCCGTGCATAAGATCAGGCAGATCCTCGACGTGGCCGATATCACGCCGGCCGTGCTGCAGGTGGAGATCAACCCCTACTGGAACCAGCACGCGCTCAAGAGCGAACTGGCCGATCTGAATCTCGTGTTCGAAGGCTGGTATCCGCTGGGACACGGCGACCAAACGCTGCTCGCCGAACCGGTGTTCGCCCGTTTTGCCGACAAGTACGGCAAAACCGCGGCGCAGATCATCCTGCGCTGGCACTTGCAGGAAGGCAACGTCACCTTCCCCAAGACCTGCGATCCGCAGCATATCAAGGACAATATCGACATCTTCGACTTCGCTCTTACCGATGATGAGATGGCCGAGATCAACGCGCTGCCGCAGCGCCCGTACTATACGGTGCCCGAAGAGGCCCCCGACTTCGTGCTGCGCCACAACGACTACAGCCAGCAGGCGTGA
- a CDS encoding MerR family transcriptional regulator, producing MTQQNTTTSRTQWHTIREASLLSGLSESTLRYYEQIGIIPPVARDPSSGHRVYSEHDIDVLQTISCMNAIGMSLDAMRQYLGNATEVMSAEMGDVDPLVVRERAKQQVELLDAQALRLAEQLERIKIQQSYCAIKTMYWNAVAEGRADAECILDENRDLFEQVRRVG from the coding sequence ATGACACAGCAGAACACCACAACCAGCCGGACGCAATGGCATACGATCCGCGAAGCCTCGCTGCTGAGCGGATTAAGCGAATCGACGTTACGCTACTATGAGCAGATTGGCATCATCCCGCCGGTGGCGCGCGATCCCAGCTCCGGACATCGTGTCTACAGCGAGCATGACATCGACGTGTTGCAGACCATCTCCTGCATGAACGCGATCGGCATGTCGCTCGACGCGATGCGGCAATATCTGGGCAATGCGACCGAAGTCATGTCCGCCGAGATGGGCGACGTCGATCCTCTGGTCGTGCGCGAACGGGCGAAACAGCAGGTCGAACTGCTTGATGCGCAGGCCCTGCGTTTGGCCGAACAGCTTGAGCGCATCAAAATCCAACAGTCCTACTGCGCGATCAAAACGATGTATTGGAACGCCGTGGCCGAGGGCCGCGCCGACGCCGAATGCATCCTCGACGAGAACCGCGATCTCTTCGAACAGGTGCGCCGCGTCGGCTGA